TACCTGTTTGCACGTCTACACCTTGCTCTTTAAGCGTTGGAACGTCAGGAATGTAAGCAATTCGCTCTTCTGACATAACACCTAGCGCTTTTAGTTGACCTGAGCGTAGTTGAGCAATAGCTTCTCCCGGCGTAACCATAGTCACATCAGTATGTTTACCAAGAACCGCTGGAATTGCTTCAGAAGCTCCGTTGTAAGGAATGGCATTGAGCTTAATGCCTTGGTCTTTTTCTAACGCCATCAGATAGAAGTTAGGCGCTGCTGTTGAGGCGAACTTAACCGCGCCATCTTCTTTCTTCGCCTCAGCGATCAGATCGTTAATGGTGTTATATGGGCTGTCAGCGGAAACAAGTACAACAGCTGGGTCAAGGTTGACCATACGAATAAGTTTGAAATCATCAGCCGTATGCTGCATTAGTCCCATTTGTGGAAGAGAGGCAATCTCGCGAGTGACAACCGTTAGTGTATAGCCATCTGCACGTTGCTGAGCACCAAAGCTCATACCAACAGCGCCAGCACCACCAGTACGGTTCATTACCGCAATGTTCTGCCCAAGAACGTCTTTTGCTGAGTTTGCTAGTGTACGACCGACTGCATCGGTACCACCACCTGCACCAAATGGAACAACAAGGCGAATATTCTTAGCTGGGTAGTCGGCAGCGATGACCGATGTCGAAAGGAGAATACCAGCGGTAACAAATAGTTTTTTAAGTAAGTTGCTCATAGTTTTGACCTTAATTATCTAAATTGTTGTGTAGGGGTAGTGTTTTTTATTGATTGATATTCACTGATAGTGAGTTGCTCTATAGCTAGAGCAATCCAACTGCTAATTAGCATGTCGTACCATTGTTCAACGCCACTACATGCGACGACGATATCGCCATAAACAAAGGAGCCATAAAATAAGACGTCGCCTTCACGCAGTGAGGAAGGGTGAACAGACTGCTGATGAATATTTGGAGTGTTGTTCCTCCATGCCTGCTGAGCTTTCTTTCTTGCCAACTTATCGAATTCAATCGTCCATTGAGATGGATTGCCTAATGAAGACTCGATCAAAATAGACTCTTCAAAGCTGCCTTCCCAAGGCTTGATGGATGGGTCCATAACGACGATGTGTAGCTCTTTGCGATTCGTACGCTCAAACAGTTTTTCAATTGCGGGTTTCACTAATTCGATAGCATCTAACGCGATCTCTTTATTGCTTTTCATAACACCTCCAATGGCAATGAATTTACTATATTGTAAGACAATAATTGCCCGCCACTTGTCGTCGAACAAAATGATAGAGAGGTCACGTTGGATAGATTTTATTTGCCACTAAGATCAATTTAATTAATTAAAATAGCCATTTAAGTGTGATTTGGAATAGGTTTTTACAATTCAAATAAACTGTGAGTTATTAAAATATAATTGTACTAATAAATTACAAAAATATGACGAAGTTACCGCCAAAATATTCCATGTTATGAACTGTTTATTAGACTGATATTCGTCACTAGCTCTCAAAACCTGCAAGTTGATGGTGAGGGGGCTTGCCTTAACTGGTGTGTTTGTGACAATCTTTTGAATAGTTATTCATTTTTAGGCAGGAAGCCCATGAAACCCATAATTAAACCAAGCAATCCTAACTTCTCTTCAGGACCTTGTAGCAAGCGCCCAAGCTATCAACTATCGAATCTCGATACGGCATCTTTGGGGCGTAGCCACCGTTCCTCACTTGGCAAAGCCGTTTTAGCTGAGTCTATCGACAAGACTAAGGCGATTTTAGGCATCCCGGACGACTATCGCGTCGGTATTGTGGCAGGTTCAGATACCGGTGCGATGGAAATGGTGATGTGGTCAATGCTAGGCGCACGACCTGTTGATGTATTTCATTGGGAGTCGTTCGGTTCTGGTTGGTTAACCGATATCACTAAGCAGCTAAAGTTGGATGAGGTATATAGCTATCTTGCGGAATACGGCGAGTTGCCGGATCTCTCTTTGGCTAATCCAAGTCATGATGCGGTGTTTACGTGGAACGGTACTACCTCTGGTGTGAAAGTCCCTAACGGTGATTGGATCAGTGATGAGCGTGAAGGACTGACTATTTGTGACGCGACTTCGGCAGTATTTGCAATGGACATGCCTTGGGAGAAGCTGGATGTTGTGACTTACAGCTGGCAGAAAGTACTTGGTGGAGAGGGTGGTCATGGCGTGATTGTTCTAAGTCCAAAAGCGGTTGAGCGTCTAGAAAGTTACACACCATCTTGGCCACTGCCGAAGATCTTCCGAATGACGAAAGGCGGTAAGCTGATCGAAGGCATTTTTAAAGGGGCAACCATCAATACTCCTTCTATGCTGTGTGTGGTGGATTACATTGATGCCCTAGATTGGGTGGATGGCTTAGGCGGGGTCGATGTGGCGATTGAGAAATCTCAAGCTAACTTAGCCGTGTTAACGAACTTTGTTGATTCTCGTGACTGGATTCACTTCTTAGCGAAGAAGCCAGAGCAGCGCTCAAATACTAGTGTGTGCTTAACCTTAGATGCGACGGAAGATCAGGTTAAAGCCATGATCAAGCTTCTTGATGAAGAGCAAGTAGCGTTTGACATCGGTGCTTATCGTGATGCCCCCGCTGGTTTGAGGATATGGGCGGGAGCGACCGTCGAGGCAACAGACATAGAAGCATTGTTGCCGTGGCTAGATTGGGCTTACGCAGAAGTCACTAAATAAAGAACAAAGCACCTGCTTATCAGGTGCTTTGTTGTCTCTGGCGCAACATAAAAAAGCCAGCATTGGGACGAATAAAGTGCACTGATGGGTAGAAAAGGATTTTCAACTTAAAGTGGAACCAATAATGAAACAAATAAAAACCTACAACGCGATTGCTAATAAAGGACTCGATAAGTTTTCACGTGATCAATACGAAGTCTCAAGCGAGTTTAGTGCGCCGGATGCAATTCTTCTTAGAAGTCAAAAACTGCATGAAGAACCGATAGCTCCAAGCGTAAAAGCCATCGCTCGCTGTGGAGCTGGGGTGAATAATATTCCGATTCAAGCCTGCACAGAAAATGGCATTGTGGTATTCAACACACCTGGCGCTAATGCGAATGCTGTAAAGGAATTAGTATTAACAGGGCTGTTACTCTCGGCGCGCGATGTTTTTGGTGGAATGCAGTACTCCCAGTCGCTTACCGAGCTTTCGGATGCTGCTGCAATGGACAAACTACTGGAGAAAGAGAAGAAACGCTTCTCAGGGTCGGAAATCAAAGGTAAAACGCTGGGTGTTATTGGTCTTGGTGCAATCGGTGCGTCTGTCGCGAATACCGCTATCGATTTAGGTATGGAAGTCATCGGTTTTGACTCGGCGCTCAGTGTTGAGGCAGCATGGCGCCTTTCAAGTCGTATCCAGCGAGCGGAGAACTTGCAGTCGCTAATCGGTAAGTGCGACTTCGTTACGGTCCATGTTCCAGCACTTCCGGCGACCATCGGACTTATCAGCAGTGAACTGCTCGCATCCGCTAAGCCGGGTCTGGTACTACTTAACTTTGCTCGCAAAGAGATTGTCGATACTGACGCCGTGGTTACGGCACTAGAAAATGGTCAAGTAGGTCAGTATGTAACGGATTTTCCAACACCGTCTTTAATCGGCAGAGAGGGCGTTATTCTCATGCCACACATCGGCGCGTCTACGGCAGAAGCAGAAGAAAACTGCGCGGTGATGGGAGCCATGCAGCTTATAGATTTCCTCGAAAACGGCAATATTACCAACTCGGTTAACTTTCCTCAGATCACATTAGAACGCGCCGAAGGCTATCGAATCACGTTTGCCAACGACAATGTTCCTAAAGTGCTTGGTACGGTTCTTTCTTTACTTGCGGATCTCAACATCAACGTACTTGATATGCTCAACAAGAGTCGGGATGAAGTGGCGTATACAATACTGGATATCGAGCAAGAGCCAAACGCGGAGCTTCTATCTGCGATCAGTGGGGTGGAGCACGTATTCAACGTTAGGGCGCTGTGATTGTCAGTTATTTGCGAGGATTGCTAGCACCACCAACGACAATGACTAGGTTGGTGGCCCGTTTATTGGGTCACCAGCGAGTCATTGGTGACAAAGTCATAAATCGAGTTCTTCCCTAACGCTTTGTACCAGAGTGCGGTAAGCACGAGCGAGTTGGTATTAATGTTATAAGCCGTATTGGTGCCGCCATTTTCGTAGATACCGGTAGGTATACTGCGTGAGCTTAAACTGGAGTTAAGAACAGTTTCCGTTAGCGTAACGGCGAATTCATCTTCAAAGATTACGCTAAGTCCGAACCCCACTTTGT
This window of the Vibrio maritimus genome carries:
- a CDS encoding phosphoserine transaminase, encoding MKPIIKPSNPNFSSGPCSKRPSYQLSNLDTASLGRSHRSSLGKAVLAESIDKTKAILGIPDDYRVGIVAGSDTGAMEMVMWSMLGARPVDVFHWESFGSGWLTDITKQLKLDEVYSYLAEYGELPDLSLANPSHDAVFTWNGTTSGVKVPNGDWISDEREGLTICDATSAVFAMDMPWEKLDVVTYSWQKVLGGEGGHGVIVLSPKAVERLESYTPSWPLPKIFRMTKGGKLIEGIFKGATINTPSMLCVVDYIDALDWVDGLGGVDVAIEKSQANLAVLTNFVDSRDWIHFLAKKPEQRSNTSVCLTLDATEDQVKAMIKLLDEEQVAFDIGAYRDAPAGLRIWAGATVEATDIEALLPWLDWAYAEVTK
- a CDS encoding tripartite tricarboxylate transporter substrate binding protein gives rise to the protein MSNLLKKLFVTAGILLSTSVIAADYPAKNIRLVVPFGAGGGTDAVGRTLANSAKDVLGQNIAVMNRTGGAGAVGMSFGAQQRADGYTLTVVTREIASLPQMGLMQHTADDFKLIRMVNLDPAVVLVSADSPYNTINDLIAEAKKEDGAVKFASTAAPNFYLMALEKDQGIKLNAIPYNGASEAIPAVLGKHTDVTMVTPGEAIAQLRSGQLKALGVMSEERIAYIPDVPTLKEQGVDVQTGTWRGIGAPKNTPDEVIETLGKAFDQAMASPEFIEFMEKGAMTIHNLNAEEFTSFVEQDTKALGQLIN
- a CDS encoding phosphoglycerate dehydrogenase, coding for MKQIKTYNAIANKGLDKFSRDQYEVSSEFSAPDAILLRSQKLHEEPIAPSVKAIARCGAGVNNIPIQACTENGIVVFNTPGANANAVKELVLTGLLLSARDVFGGMQYSQSLTELSDAAAMDKLLEKEKKRFSGSEIKGKTLGVIGLGAIGASVANTAIDLGMEVIGFDSALSVEAAWRLSSRIQRAENLQSLIGKCDFVTVHVPALPATIGLISSELLASAKPGLVLLNFARKEIVDTDAVVTALENGQVGQYVTDFPTPSLIGREGVILMPHIGASTAEAEENCAVMGAMQLIDFLENGNITNSVNFPQITLERAEGYRITFANDNVPKVLGTVLSLLADLNINVLDMLNKSRDEVAYTILDIEQEPNAELLSAISGVEHVFNVRAL